A window from Hymenobacter volaticus encodes these proteins:
- a CDS encoding fasciclin domain-containing protein, whose translation MKMSTTGASSDMGASGAGGVMVGGAMMTPDKDIVDNAVGSAEHTTLVAAVKAGGLVETLKGAGPFTVFAPTNAAFEKLPAGTVNTLVMPENKQKLTAILTYHVVPGRLMAADLKDGQTLTTVEGETLTVMAKGGSVMLRDAKGGMATVTIPNVVSSNGITHVVDTVLMPTK comes from the coding sequence ATGAAGATGAGCACCACGGGTGCTTCGTCTGACATGGGCGCTTCGGGCGCGGGCGGCGTGATGGTAGGTGGCGCCATGATGACTCCCGACAAGGACATTGTAGACAATGCCGTCGGTTCGGCGGAGCACACCACGCTGGTAGCGGCCGTAAAAGCAGGCGGCTTGGTGGAAACGCTGAAAGGCGCTGGTCCCTTCACCGTGTTTGCGCCTACCAACGCAGCGTTCGAGAAACTACCCGCTGGCACCGTCAACACGCTCGTGATGCCCGAAAACAAGCAGAAACTGACTGCCATCCTGACCTATCACGTAGTACCCGGCCGCCTGATGGCCGCCGACCTGAAAGATGGCCAGACGCTGACCACCGTTGAAGGGGAAACCTTAACGGTAATGGCCAAAGGCGGTTCGGTGATGTTGCGCGATGCCAAAGGTGGCATGGCCACCGTCACAATTCCGAACGTGGTATCGAGCAACGGTATCACCCACGTTGTTGATACAGTATTAATGCCAACCAAGTAA
- a CDS encoding PQQ-dependent sugar dehydrogenase has product MKTTALLAAACLAGNTTIAQNVPPEGTPFKMTGNIYLPKKLPVTEERVKALTVPAGFTVTKYAEGLDMPRMLALAPNGDVYVSNRVKGTVTLLRDANKDGKVETTKQVAQREHLHGLALKDNKLYIAAVRELYVADMKADGTLGELKTLYKDLPDAGQHANRTLNFGPDGKLYLSVGSTCNACDEDNPENATLLQINTDGSGRRVYATGLRNTIGFDWHPTTKVLFGMDHGIDWLGDEDQQEEFNQIKEGANYGWPSIIADGKPYPANKPKSGESYEQFDAKAVRPLLLYKAHSAPLGLVFNRSRQLPAEYKNDAFVTMHGSWNRAQPSGYKIVRVHFNEQGQPQQFEDFVTGWLVEGGKSEFGRPCAIVQANDGSLLVSDDDNGVIYRVAYAGNKAAPKAKKGS; this is encoded by the coding sequence ATGAAAACGACTGCTTTACTTGCTGCGGCCTGCTTGGCTGGCAATACCACTATTGCCCAAAACGTACCGCCGGAAGGCACGCCGTTCAAGATGACGGGCAACATCTATTTGCCTAAGAAACTGCCCGTTACCGAGGAGCGCGTAAAGGCACTGACCGTCCCGGCTGGCTTCACCGTCACCAAATACGCCGAGGGCTTAGACATGCCCCGTATGCTGGCCCTTGCACCTAATGGCGACGTGTACGTTTCCAACCGCGTGAAAGGCACCGTGACCTTGCTGCGCGACGCCAACAAAGACGGCAAGGTAGAGACAACCAAGCAAGTAGCGCAACGTGAGCATTTGCACGGCTTGGCTCTCAAAGACAACAAGCTCTACATTGCGGCCGTGCGGGAACTGTATGTGGCCGACATGAAGGCCGATGGCACCCTAGGTGAGCTAAAGACGCTCTACAAAGACCTGCCCGACGCGGGCCAACACGCCAACCGTACCCTCAACTTCGGGCCCGATGGTAAGCTCTATCTCTCCGTAGGCAGCACCTGCAACGCCTGCGATGAAGACAACCCTGAAAACGCCACCCTGCTCCAAATAAATACCGATGGCTCGGGCCGCCGCGTGTACGCCACCGGCCTGCGCAATACCATCGGCTTCGACTGGCACCCGACCACCAAAGTCCTCTTCGGCATGGACCACGGCATCGACTGGCTCGGGGATGAAGATCAGCAGGAGGAATTCAACCAAATCAAGGAAGGCGCCAATTACGGCTGGCCCTCCATCATTGCCGACGGTAAGCCCTACCCTGCCAACAAGCCCAAGAGCGGCGAATCCTACGAGCAATTTGATGCCAAAGCGGTACGCCCATTGTTGCTTTACAAAGCCCATTCGGCCCCATTGGGTTTGGTTTTCAACCGCAGCCGGCAGTTGCCAGCGGAATACAAGAACGACGCTTTCGTGACCATGCACGGCTCCTGGAACCGTGCGCAGCCGTCGGGCTACAAAATCGTGCGGGTGCACTTCAACGAGCAAGGCCAACCCCAGCAGTTCGAGGACTTCGTAACGGGCTGGCTGGTGGAAGGTGGTAAGTCGGAGTTTGGCCGCCCCTGTGCCATTGTACAAGCCAACGACGGTTCGTTGCTGGTATCGGACGATGACAACGGCGTGATTTATCGGGTGGCTTACGCTGGTAATAAAGCCGCTCCGAAAGCCAAGAAGGGCAGTTAG
- a CDS encoding TonB-dependent receptor family protein, with the protein MPYRYAAPLLLLPASLFAQTAAPDTSRAVRLPETTVTGYGQQLPLRRTAAAVGVVDAATFERFPQNALTQAVNTLPGVRLEERATASYRLSVRGSTLRSPFGVRNVKVYYEGIPFTEASGSTSLNLLDPSQIGRLEVVKGPTASVYGAGTGGAVLLENRRPLAGQARVQASFTAGSYGLRRSTVAVESGTATGYFRAQYARQTLDGYRQQSSLRRDVLVLDGELRPTEKSTLALHALYTDLDYEIPGSLTRAQFEANPRQARPGTPTAPGTVEQQAGYATRTALLGATYEYRFTDRLSSRTTLYGTGSNIVTPFLVDLERNTQLGGGGRTVLNYRTALAGNTLRLQGGAELQNGFETSRNYQNRGGSPGTLRYDDEIRAVTGFVFAQADYELPANFLLTAGASYNRLRYRVNRLTDAVTPPFVGFQYERDFQPEVSPRIALLKEITPQISVYTSVSRGFSPPTEEEIRTSNGELNRNLQAERGTSYEVGARGTLFNQQLKFDVAVYDFQLRQTIVSRTDTAGVQLFANSGNTRQRGAEVALSGWLWQTTPEANVTTTAATAGPAPTVAGPYGLRLWASYAYNHYRFGRYESGGNNFSGNRLTGTAPHTLSTGLDFSEKRGFYLSPTVNHQARLPLNDANTVEAAGYWTFAARAGWRRTLDRLGLDVFAGLENATDRRYSLGNDLNAFGNRYFQPAPGRNWYGGAQVGWRL; encoded by the coding sequence ATGCCTTACCGCTACGCCGCGCCCCTGTTGCTGCTGCCCGCCTCGCTTTTCGCTCAAACTGCTGCCCCCGATACCTCGCGCGCCGTACGCCTACCTGAAACCACCGTCACGGGCTACGGCCAGCAATTGCCGTTGCGCCGCACTGCCGCTGCTGTAGGGGTAGTGGACGCGGCTACTTTCGAGCGGTTTCCGCAGAACGCCCTTACGCAGGCGGTAAATACGCTGCCCGGCGTGCGGCTAGAAGAGCGGGCGACGGCCAGCTACCGCCTCAGTGTGCGGGGCAGCACGCTCCGCTCGCCGTTTGGGGTGCGCAACGTGAAGGTGTATTACGAAGGCATTCCCTTTACCGAAGCCAGCGGCAGCACGTCGCTCAACCTGCTCGACCCGAGTCAGATTGGCCGCCTGGAAGTGGTAAAAGGGCCTACTGCCAGCGTGTACGGTGCCGGCACGGGTGGCGCGGTGCTGCTCGAAAACCGCCGGCCACTAGCCGGTCAGGCGCGGGTGCAAGCCAGTTTCACGGCGGGCTCCTACGGCTTGCGCCGGAGCACCGTAGCCGTAGAAAGCGGCACCGCCACCGGCTACTTTCGCGCCCAATATGCCCGCCAAACCCTGGACGGCTACCGCCAGCAAAGCAGCCTCCGCCGCGACGTGCTGGTACTGGACGGCGAATTGCGGCCCACTGAGAAAAGTACCCTGGCTCTGCACGCCCTCTACACCGACCTCGACTACGAGATACCCGGCAGCCTCACCCGCGCCCAATTCGAGGCCAACCCGCGCCAGGCGCGGCCCGGCACGCCCACCGCGCCCGGCACCGTAGAACAGCAGGCCGGCTACGCTACTCGCACTGCCTTGCTTGGCGCCACCTACGAGTACCGCTTCACCGACCGGCTTTCCAGCCGGACCACGCTCTACGGTACGGGCAGCAACATCGTCACGCCGTTCCTGGTAGATCTGGAGCGGAACACACAACTCGGCGGTGGCGGGCGCACAGTGCTCAACTACCGCACGGCGCTAGCCGGCAATACGCTGCGGCTGCAAGGCGGTGCAGAGTTGCAGAATGGCTTTGAAACCTCCCGCAACTACCAAAACCGCGGTGGTTCCCCCGGCACCTTGCGCTACGACGATGAAATCCGGGCTGTTACGGGTTTTGTATTCGCGCAGGCTGACTACGAGTTGCCCGCTAACTTCCTGCTCACGGCCGGGGCCAGCTACAACCGCCTACGCTACCGCGTCAACCGCCTGACCGATGCTGTCACGCCGCCTTTCGTGGGCTTCCAGTACGAGCGGGACTTTCAGCCGGAAGTATCTCCTCGGATAGCGTTGCTGAAAGAAATTACGCCGCAGATATCCGTGTATACCAGTGTCAGCAGAGGCTTCTCGCCGCCGACGGAAGAAGAAATCAGGACCTCTAACGGCGAGCTGAACCGCAACTTGCAAGCGGAGCGCGGCACCAGCTACGAGGTAGGCGCCCGGGGCACGCTGTTCAATCAGCAACTGAAGTTTGATGTAGCTGTCTACGATTTCCAACTGCGCCAGACCATCGTATCCCGCACCGATACGGCGGGCGTGCAACTATTCGCTAATTCCGGCAACACCCGCCAACGCGGGGCCGAAGTAGCCTTGAGCGGCTGGCTCTGGCAAACAACGCCAGAGGCAAACGTAACCACAACAGCTGCCACGGCTGGCCCGGCTCCCACAGTTGCCGGACCCTATGGCCTACGCCTGTGGGCGAGTTATGCCTATAACCACTACCGTTTCGGGCGCTACGAGTCGGGCGGTAACAACTTCAGCGGCAACCGCCTCACCGGCACTGCCCCGCACACGCTCAGCACCGGCCTCGATTTCAGCGAAAAGCGCGGTTTCTACCTCAGCCCGACCGTCAACCATCAAGCCCGCCTGCCGCTCAACGACGCCAACACCGTGGAAGCCGCCGGCTACTGGACCTTCGCGGCCCGCGCTGGCTGGCGCCGTACCCTCGACCGGCTCGGGCTGGATGTGTTTGCCGGCCTTGAAAACGCTACCGACCGTCGATACTCTCTTGGCAATGACCTCAATGCCTTCGGCAACCGCTACTTTCAACCCGCTCCCGGCCGCAACTGGTATGGCGGCGCACAGGTAGGCTGGCGGCTGTAA
- a CDS encoding GNAT family N-acetyltransferase, translated as MSISVQHQPEDQEFTATIDGYTAELAYSQPSPEVIDFAHTFVDEALRGRGVGEALAREGLAYAKEQGLRVRTSCKFMDVFVKRHPEFQELLDK; from the coding sequence ATGTCCATCTCCGTTCAGCATCAACCCGAAGACCAAGAATTCACCGCTACCATCGATGGGTATACCGCCGAGCTAGCCTACAGTCAGCCTAGCCCCGAGGTCATCGACTTTGCCCACACCTTTGTAGATGAAGCTCTGCGCGGCAGAGGCGTAGGAGAAGCCCTCGCCCGCGAAGGGCTTGCGTATGCCAAAGAGCAGGGGTTGCGCGTGCGTACTAGCTGCAAGTTCATGGACGTCTTTGTTAAGCGTCACCCCGAATTCCAAGAGCTACTGGATAAGTAG
- a CDS encoding universal stress protein has product MPTSILVLTDFTDASDQALTYADALAVPLGASLVLLHIRREPLLDTEAFNGHIQYMSEGEIAAALANRSAPLASSVVVETVVESVAVAVQQAAAKYHPLLVVLGKPDTATSSDELVASIPRALLRATLVPLLLVPVGATVSVPPTQVTLAADGHPFHLHTEVLNAARQLLTALAPTFTVTYVAKPENSDNCAPSLAAVQGSGLGAAVPTIQTHGVRNRHEAEGILQAAAETGADLLVVVARRRSFLSQLFHRSISTQVILQTSVPILLMSAKD; this is encoded by the coding sequence ATGCCCACCTCCATCCTTGTCCTAACTGATTTCACCGACGCCTCCGATCAGGCCCTGACTTACGCCGATGCGCTGGCCGTGCCTCTTGGTGCCTCTCTCGTGTTGCTTCATATTCGGCGCGAGCCACTTCTCGACACTGAGGCCTTCAACGGTCATATCCAGTATATGAGCGAGGGCGAAATAGCAGCGGCATTAGCTAACCGGTCTGCTCCGCTTGCCTCATCGGTAGTGGTGGAGACAGTGGTGGAAAGCGTAGCGGTGGCAGTACAACAGGCAGCTGCTAAGTACCACCCGTTGCTTGTCGTGCTAGGCAAGCCCGACACAGCAACGAGCTCTGATGAGTTGGTCGCCAGCATACCACGAGCGCTGCTCCGGGCCACCTTGGTACCGTTGCTTCTTGTACCTGTAGGGGCCACGGTATCCGTCCCCCCAACGCAAGTCACGCTGGCCGCCGATGGCCATCCTTTTCATCTTCATACCGAAGTTCTAAATGCAGCCCGCCAGCTGTTGACTGCGCTTGCGCCAACTTTCACCGTGACGTATGTAGCCAAACCGGAAAACAGTGATAATTGCGCTCCTTCCCTTGCTGCCGTACAGGGCAGTGGATTGGGGGCAGCAGTACCTACCATTCAAACCCACGGCGTGCGAAACCGCCACGAAGCGGAAGGAATTCTGCAAGCGGCGGCCGAAACTGGCGCCGACTTGTTGGTAGTGGTGGCGCGGCGGCGCAGCTTTTTGAGCCAGTTGTTTCACCGTAGCATATCCACCCAAGTGATACTGCAAACCTCGGTACCCATCCTATTAATGTCCGCCAAAGATTAA
- a CDS encoding DUF7010 family protein — MLQLELSVKAKNGLDFIVAASLVWAAIAFVWMLPNSPGLNGFITFFVGAATLPLAWLFSKALRTTWAIAHNPLQPLGLWLNFAQLFYFPILMFIYSKYPAHFIMTYGIITGAHFFPYAWFYKAKPFAIMAGVIAVGCLLIGVRTSEATLYLIPVFMVCSLAVLAGLLYVSYRQNKKAYSLLAAQSQ, encoded by the coding sequence ATGTTACAGCTTGAGCTGTCGGTGAAAGCCAAGAATGGGCTTGACTTTATTGTGGCCGCCAGTCTGGTTTGGGCAGCTATTGCCTTCGTCTGGATGCTGCCCAACTCGCCGGGGCTGAATGGGTTTATCACGTTTTTTGTGGGCGCTGCTACGCTGCCGCTGGCGTGGCTTTTCTCTAAAGCACTCCGCACCACCTGGGCAATTGCGCACAATCCGCTCCAGCCTCTAGGCTTGTGGCTGAATTTTGCGCAGCTATTTTACTTCCCTATTCTGATGTTCATTTACAGTAAGTATCCTGCGCACTTCATCATGACTTACGGCATCATTACCGGGGCCCATTTCTTCCCTTACGCCTGGTTTTACAAGGCCAAACCTTTTGCCATCATGGCTGGCGTAATTGCGGTGGGGTGCCTGTTGATTGGGGTGCGCACCTCAGAGGCAACGTTGTACTTGATTCCGGTTTTTATGGTCTGTTCGTTGGCCGTATTGGCTGGTCTGCTTTACGTTTCTTACCGCCAAAACAAGAAAGCCTACTCTCTTCTGGCAGCGCAATCCCAGTAA
- a CDS encoding endonuclease codes for MKHFFARMLGAVLTLGSVAVSAQVMPAAPPVSLQGQALKVWLRQNWYDGQRTILSYSEARGKMYNYVDNQNGSVVCVYSGYTENTPLDSTNTSPGVVTRINCEHSIPQSWFNEEVRMRSDIHHLFPTYDTWNSDRGSDPFAEIPDAQTLKWVRGTQSQTTIPTTNINEWSEDTNTQFEPREDHKGNLARAAFYFYTMHQKQVFDPGKDTISALADLNTLYQWHLADPVDARERERNRRTAKSQGNFNPYIAYPDLVGRAFGFQVLPTFSFATATGSVVEGNTGTTTYTVNVTLSAAGTMPLTVQVALDPTNSTAVSPSDFTFTSPQTLTFAPEQVSQTVTITVNGDATAEADETVVLQLLNVGNGGAIGGPSTHALTITNDDGTPPSIRFAAAIGSIVEGNAGTTTYTVNVTAANIPAGGVTVPVTVDAANTTATAADFTLNTSSLTFPAGAASQSSAVTVTVTGDVTPEPNETVRLRLGTPSNATVLLVAPTTHTLTLLNDDQAPAGSPCTDLYFSEYIEGSATNTKAVEIFNPTSSPINLAGIRIELYANGAKAPTATQALTGTIAPGDVYVVANTGVVSPVVLAQTDLQSAVGFFNGDDAIALMEGSDTLDIIGVVGVDPGTTWTIPGGGSTTDNTLVRKPTVGRGEARWSVGASTWQAVGTDVYTNLGRHSSSACLVNSTTKNAPLNSGLAVYPNPATTAVQVQVPGLRGQHTADIRLYNTLGQLLQTQTRKLTGADTATLDVQQLPAGLYSVQVTVDGIRYTSHVAVKQ; via the coding sequence ATGAAACACTTTTTCGCTCGAATGCTAGGGGCTGTACTGACGTTGGGCAGCGTTGCTGTCTCGGCGCAAGTTATGCCCGCTGCTCCGCCTGTTTCGCTGCAAGGCCAGGCCTTAAAAGTTTGGCTGCGCCAGAATTGGTACGACGGCCAACGTACTATCCTTAGCTACAGCGAGGCGCGCGGCAAGATGTACAACTACGTCGACAACCAGAACGGCAGCGTGGTGTGCGTGTATTCCGGCTACACCGAAAATACGCCCCTCGACTCCACCAACACCAGTCCGGGCGTTGTGACGCGCATTAACTGCGAGCACAGCATTCCGCAGTCGTGGTTCAACGAAGAAGTACGGATGCGCTCCGACATTCACCACTTGTTTCCCACTTACGACACCTGGAACTCTGATCGGGGCTCCGACCCGTTTGCGGAAATTCCGGATGCGCAGACGCTGAAATGGGTGCGGGGCACGCAAAGCCAAACCACTATCCCCACGACCAACATCAACGAGTGGAGCGAAGACACCAACACGCAGTTCGAGCCGCGCGAAGACCACAAAGGCAACCTAGCCCGGGCGGCGTTCTACTTCTACACCATGCACCAAAAGCAGGTGTTTGATCCGGGCAAAGACACCATCTCGGCACTGGCCGACCTGAACACGCTATATCAATGGCACCTCGCCGATCCGGTAGATGCGCGGGAACGGGAGCGAAACCGCCGCACCGCCAAAAGCCAGGGCAACTTCAACCCCTACATTGCTTACCCCGATTTGGTAGGCCGCGCTTTTGGCTTTCAAGTGCTACCCACTTTCAGCTTCGCAACGGCGACGGGCAGCGTAGTGGAAGGCAACACGGGTACTACCACGTACACAGTCAACGTCACGCTGTCGGCGGCGGGTACTATGCCGCTCACGGTGCAAGTGGCCCTCGACCCTACCAATTCTACAGCGGTTAGCCCTTCTGATTTCACCTTTACCTCGCCCCAAACCCTGACGTTTGCACCCGAGCAAGTCAGTCAGACAGTGACTATCACCGTGAACGGCGACGCCACTGCCGAAGCCGATGAAACCGTGGTGCTGCAACTCCTGAACGTAGGCAACGGTGGCGCCATTGGGGGCCCCTCGACGCACGCGCTAACCATCACCAACGACGATGGCACGCCGCCTTCTATCCGTTTTGCCGCCGCTATCGGCTCTATTGTTGAGGGCAATGCAGGCACTACCACCTACACAGTGAACGTGACGGCTGCCAACATTCCGGCGGGCGGGGTGACGGTGCCCGTAACTGTGGACGCAGCAAATACTACCGCTACGGCCGCTGACTTCACGTTGAATACCAGTTCCTTGACTTTTCCGGCCGGGGCGGCGTCGCAGTCCAGCGCCGTGACGGTAACCGTGACAGGGGATGTAACGCCCGAGCCCAATGAGACGGTGCGCCTGCGCCTTGGCACGCCTAGCAACGCAACGGTGCTGCTAGTTGCGCCTACCACCCACACGCTCACGCTGCTCAACGACGACCAAGCGCCGGCCGGCTCGCCCTGCACTGACCTATACTTCTCGGAATACATAGAAGGTTCGGCTACCAACACCAAAGCCGTAGAGATTTTCAACCCCACTTCCTCGCCTATCAACTTGGCCGGTATTCGCATCGAGTTGTACGCCAACGGGGCCAAAGCACCAACCGCCACGCAAGCCCTAACGGGCACCATTGCGCCCGGCGACGTGTACGTGGTGGCCAATACCGGCGTGGTTTCGCCGGTGGTACTGGCGCAAACCGATTTGCAGTCGGCGGTAGGTTTCTTCAACGGCGACGATGCCATTGCCTTGATGGAAGGCTCCGATACGCTCGATATTATTGGCGTGGTTGGCGTGGACCCCGGCACCACTTGGACGATTCCGGGTGGCGGCTCGACCACCGATAACACGCTCGTACGGAAGCCCACGGTGGGCCGCGGCGAAGCCCGCTGGAGCGTGGGCGCCAGCACTTGGCAGGCCGTTGGCACCGACGTATACACCAACCTAGGCCGCCACAGCAGCAGTGCGTGCTTGGTAAACTCGACCACCAAGAATGCGCCCCTGAATAGCGGCTTGGCCGTGTATCCAAACCCGGCAACCACTGCTGTGCAAGTACAAGTACCGGGCCTACGAGGGCAACACACGGCGGATATCCGCCTCTACAATACCCTCGGCCAGCTTTTGCAAACGCAAACTCGCAAGCTAACGGGCGCCGACACGGCTACTTTGGATGTGCAACAATTGCCCGCGGGCTTGTACTCAGTTCAAGTGACTGTGGACGGCATACGCTATACCAGCCATGTAGCAGTGAAACAGTAA
- a CDS encoding alpha/beta fold hydrolase, whose translation MNLLACFRPLSVCAALLLASTSFAATPATVVGDTSPSPVYAGSDVPAAHPTFTVRVMGKGRPMLLIPGLTCPGAVWDETVARYQKQYQCHVVSIAGFGGTAAAANTNQLLLNVRDQLLAYIKTQKLDKPVVVGHSLGGFMGLWLSVAEPTAVGPLVIVDSLPFLAAVQNPALTVEAAKPMAENMRQQTSKGKMTLAMQRQMVAGLVTDTARQTQVARWGQLSDPATVGQAMYDMYTTDLRQDVARIQQPVLVLGAWAAYQQYGSTKESTRAVFEQQYAKLPQHRIEMSEAGRHFLMYDDTSWFFAQTDAFLGQNKVAKK comes from the coding sequence ATGAACTTACTCGCCTGCTTCCGTCCTCTTTCCGTCTGCGCTGCCTTGCTGCTAGCCAGCACTTCCTTTGCCGCCACACCCGCTACGGTTGTGGGTGACACTTCGCCTTCCCCTGTTTACGCTGGTTCTGACGTGCCTGCAGCCCATCCGACCTTCACGGTGCGCGTGATGGGCAAAGGTCGGCCCATGCTTTTGATTCCGGGGCTGACTTGCCCTGGCGCGGTGTGGGACGAAACGGTGGCTCGTTACCAAAAACAGTATCAGTGCCACGTGGTATCAATAGCGGGTTTTGGTGGCACCGCGGCAGCAGCCAACACCAACCAACTGCTGCTTAATGTGCGCGACCAGCTCCTTGCGTACATCAAAACGCAGAAGCTCGACAAGCCGGTAGTGGTAGGTCACAGCCTGGGCGGGTTCATGGGGCTGTGGCTGAGCGTGGCAGAGCCTACTGCTGTGGGGCCGCTGGTAATTGTTGATTCGTTGCCATTCTTGGCCGCCGTACAGAACCCGGCTCTCACGGTTGAAGCCGCCAAACCAATGGCTGAGAACATGCGCCAACAAACCAGCAAAGGTAAAATGACGCTAGCCATGCAGCGCCAAATGGTGGCTGGCCTCGTGACGGACACCGCCCGCCAAACCCAAGTGGCTCGTTGGGGCCAGCTCTCCGACCCGGCCACCGTAGGCCAAGCTATGTACGATATGTACACCACCGATTTGCGCCAAGACGTTGCCCGCATTCAGCAACCGGTACTGGTACTCGGGGCTTGGGCGGCCTATCAGCAGTACGGCTCCACCAAGGAAAGCACTAGGGCTGTTTTCGAGCAGCAATATGCCAAGCTACCCCAGCACCGCATCGAAATGTCGGAAGCTGGCCGGCACTTCCTGATGTACGACGACACAAGCTGGTTTTTCGCGCAGACCGATGCGTTTTTAGGCCAGAACAAAGTGGCGAAAAAGTAA
- a CDS encoding GNAT family N-acetyltransferase, which yields MLLSSLQALNTSNPTLRNKMKLQAMTAAHWPEVQTIYMEGIATGDATFTTTAPSWEEWDSSHLRHSRLVALDDEPTGHGQVIGWAALSPVSGRCVYGGVAEVSVYVATAARGRGVGHQLLAALIEESEGNGIWTLQAGIFPENTASVSIHARAGFREVGRRERIGQLHGVWRDTLLLERRSAVVGADTVRTSCAS from the coding sequence TTGCTCTTATCTTCACTGCAAGCTCTCAATACCTCTAATCCTACGCTCCGCAACAAGATGAAGCTGCAAGCCATGACGGCCGCGCACTGGCCCGAAGTGCAAACCATCTACATGGAAGGAATTGCCACCGGCGACGCTACATTCACCACCACAGCACCTAGCTGGGAAGAATGGGACAGCAGCCACCTCCGCCACAGCCGGCTGGTAGCCCTCGACGACGAGCCGACGGGCCACGGCCAAGTAATCGGCTGGGCGGCTTTGTCTCCTGTGTCGGGGCGGTGCGTGTACGGCGGCGTAGCCGAGGTAAGTGTGTACGTGGCCACCGCAGCACGCGGGCGCGGGGTAGGCCATCAACTACTGGCCGCCTTGATAGAAGAATCGGAAGGAAACGGCATCTGGACGCTACAAGCCGGAATTTTCCCTGAGAATACTGCCAGCGTAAGCATTCATGCCAGAGCTGGCTTCCGCGAAGTAGGCCGGCGCGAGCGAATCGGGCAGTTGCATGGTGTGTGGCGCGATACACTGCTGCTGGAGCGCCGTAGTGCCGTGGTAGGCGCGGATACAGTACGCACGAGTTGTGCTAGCTGA
- a CDS encoding cellulase family glycosylhydrolase, with the protein MKKLVFFLLLLSFSGSAQAQKTKIKTKGTANAPAGQVWSTDKAWAWYRAHPWMSGANFTPSTAINQLEMWQADTFDPTTIDRELGWAEGIGFNTMRVFLHSLAWQQDPKGFKQRVDTYLGIADKHHIQTIFVFFDDCWNKTSQIGVQPAPKTGIHNSGWLQDPGDPASRDSVTFVKLKPYVQDVLTTFAHDKRILFWDLYNEPGNSSKLATSMPLLRNIFSWARAVNPDQPLSVGLWAWDYGALNSFQARNSDIITYHNYEEAPMHQRVIELLETHGRPLICTEYMARTRNSRFATIMPLLKKQNVGAINWGLVDGKTNTKYQWDTPLADGSEPIEWFHEVFHRDGTPYRQDETNLIKKLNGK; encoded by the coding sequence ATGAAAAAACTAGTATTCTTTCTGTTGCTGCTCTCGTTTTCGGGCAGCGCGCAGGCTCAAAAAACCAAGATCAAAACCAAAGGAACAGCCAATGCCCCGGCGGGCCAAGTGTGGTCGACTGATAAAGCATGGGCGTGGTACCGGGCGCATCCCTGGATGTCGGGCGCCAATTTCACGCCTAGCACGGCCATCAACCAGCTAGAGATGTGGCAAGCTGATACGTTCGACCCCACCACCATCGACCGGGAGCTGGGTTGGGCCGAAGGCATTGGGTTCAACACAATGCGCGTATTTCTGCACAGCCTAGCCTGGCAGCAAGACCCCAAAGGTTTCAAGCAGCGCGTTGACACCTACCTTGGCATCGCTGACAAGCACCATATCCAAACCATCTTCGTCTTCTTCGACGACTGCTGGAACAAGACTTCGCAAATTGGGGTGCAGCCTGCGCCCAAAACGGGCATCCATAACTCCGGCTGGCTGCAAGACCCCGGCGACCCCGCCTCCCGCGACTCGGTTACGTTTGTCAAGCTCAAGCCCTACGTGCAGGACGTGCTAACCACTTTCGCCCACGACAAGCGCATCTTGTTTTGGGATTTATACAACGAGCCTGGCAACTCCAGCAAGCTGGCTACCTCGATGCCGCTGCTACGCAATATATTCAGTTGGGCCCGAGCCGTAAATCCCGATCAGCCCTTGAGCGTAGGGCTGTGGGCCTGGGATTATGGCGCCCTGAACTCGTTTCAGGCCCGCAATTCCGACATCATAACGTACCACAACTACGAAGAGGCGCCCATGCATCAGCGCGTAATTGAGTTGCTGGAAACCCACGGCCGCCCCCTGATTTGTACCGAGTACATGGCCCGCACTCGCAACAGCCGCTTTGCTACCATCATGCCCTTGCTCAAAAAACAAAATGTTGGTGCCATCAACTGGGGCCTGGTCGACGGCAAAACCAACACCAAATACCAGTGGGATACTCCGTTGGCCGATGGTAGTGAGCCTATCGAGTGGTTTCACGAGGTATTCCACCGCGACGGTACACCCTATCGCCAAGACGAAACCAACCTGATCAAAAAGCTAAACGGTAAGTAA